In Cyanobium sp. WAJ14-Wanaka, a single genomic region encodes these proteins:
- a CDS encoding SDR family oxidoreductase, which yields MTRAAVNPPLQLLVIGGGYTGQRFARAWRQLGNGALLTSRQAKAPSYPGSWLVFDPEIGAIPTLEELAGTTHVLVSLPPRANGEDPALLHLGELLRHLPLAWLGYLSTTGVYGDSGGAWVDESTPVAAAQGRSRARQQAEESWLESGLPVQIFRLPAIYGPHRSPFKALLAGESRLIHKPQQVFSRVHVDDIVGSLLHCQKQTASERPKLINVCDDYPCPSSETLGFAAHLLNCPLPRAERFGEIAPSLSAMARSFWAENRRASNHLLCQRLGYKLRYPSYRQGYLACLAEERGADWFGKGELGAAQSEKPSRSVT from the coding sequence ATGACCAGGGCTGCTGTCAACCCCCCTCTCCAGTTGCTGGTTATTGGCGGGGGCTACACCGGCCAGCGGTTTGCCCGGGCCTGGCGCCAACTCGGCAACGGGGCCTTACTCACAAGCCGCCAGGCGAAGGCCCCCAGCTACCCAGGAAGCTGGCTGGTGTTTGACCCGGAAATCGGGGCCATCCCAACCCTGGAGGAGCTGGCAGGCACCACCCACGTGCTGGTGAGCCTGCCGCCCAGGGCCAATGGCGAAGATCCTGCCCTGCTGCACCTTGGCGAGCTACTGCGCCACCTACCCCTGGCCTGGCTGGGCTACCTATCGACAACGGGCGTCTACGGAGACAGCGGGGGAGCCTGGGTGGACGAAAGCACGCCGGTGGCAGCAGCCCAAGGCCGCAGCAGGGCCAGACAGCAGGCAGAAGAGAGTTGGCTGGAATCAGGCCTGCCTGTGCAAATTTTTCGCCTACCAGCTATCTACGGCCCCCACCGCTCCCCCTTCAAAGCCTTGTTGGCGGGAGAAAGCAGGCTGATTCACAAGCCCCAGCAGGTTTTCTCCCGGGTGCATGTCGACGACATCGTTGGCTCCCTGCTGCATTGCCAGAAGCAAACGGCAAGCGAACGGCCAAAGCTGATAAACGTCTGCGACGACTATCCCTGCCCCTCCAGCGAAACCCTGGGCTTCGCGGCCCATCTGCTCAACTGCCCCTTGCCCAGGGCCGAAAGATTTGGGGAGATTGCCCCCAGTCTCAGTGCCATGGCCCGCAGCTTTTGGGCCGAAAACCGGCGCGCCTCCAATCACCTGCTCTGCCAAAGGCTGGGTTACAAACTCCGCTACCCGAGCTACCGCCAGGGCTATCTGGCCTGCCTGGCAGAAGAACGGGGCGCCGACTGGTTCGGCAAAGGCGAGCTCGGCGCGGCACAGTCGGAGAAGCCTTCCAGATCAGTCACGTAG
- a CDS encoding serine protease inhibitor codes for MTASAFTPTFAPVPRPSVQHHARRQRIAPVAGPALLAAVLCLVAVVVAPERPSDQAAICQRHNGVDACKVW; via the coding sequence ATGACGGCCTCAGCTTTCACTCCCACCTTTGCCCCGGTTCCTCGCCCTTCAGTTCAGCATCACGCCCGGCGGCAGCGGATCGCTCCGGTGGCTGGACCGGCCCTGCTGGCGGCGGTTTTGTGCCTGGTGGCGGTGGTGGTGGCGCCGGAGCGCCCCAGTGATCAGGCCGCCATCTGCCAGCGCCACAACGGCGTCGATGCCTGCAAGGTTTGGTGA
- a CDS encoding HNH endonuclease produces MQARDAVFLEDLCPKLRVRRWRQSLHQFTDQSCIYCGKRSESIDHVHPQSLGGLSVTENCVPACLACNGHKGDSDAFSWYRRQSFYDPRRAMAIRAWTDGDLRLALRLLQWANPSPATEEIPQLQPVANHQTLQASTPLWRWQMAA; encoded by the coding sequence ATGCAGGCCAGGGATGCAGTTTTCCTCGAGGATCTCTGTCCCAAGCTCCGTGTCAGACGATGGCGCCAGTCGCTCCACCAATTCACCGATCAGAGCTGCATCTACTGCGGCAAGCGCTCTGAATCGATTGATCACGTGCACCCCCAGAGCTTGGGTGGCCTGAGCGTCACCGAGAACTGTGTGCCCGCCTGCCTGGCCTGCAACGGCCACAAGGGGGATTCCGATGCCTTCAGCTGGTATCGCCGCCAGAGCTTCTATGACCCCCGGCGGGCCATGGCCATCCGCGCCTGGACCGATGGGGACCTGCGACTAGCCCTGCGCCTGTTGCAGTGGGCCAATCCCAGCCCCGCCACTGAGGAAATCCCGCAGCTGCAGCCGGTGGCCAATCACCAAACCTTGCAGGCATCGACGCCGTTGTGGCGCTGGCAGATGGCGGCCTGA
- a CDS encoding DEAD/DEAH box helicase: protein MRCLLRLGATGQIEVVSPFDAVTQAQLRAIRPRGQWLSKRRCWQFPLEASAALQQALAGRFPLEPELAQWLAWMEQPLPPLPPHRQMVAAAELQNPLPDGRSLFAHQKAGVRWLLARRGAVLADAMGLGKTLTALVAARALGRLADCRIMVIAPVGLHAHWGAEAVALGLHLELHSWAKLPAELPPAGTVLIADEAHFAQNGQTTRSRALLRLARHPRLRAIWLLTGTPMKNGRPAQLFPLLAAIGHPLARDQRQYEELFCLGHWREQAGQRVWQASGATRLAELQRLTRPLLLHRRKQDCLDLPPKLRRCWPVELDPAAGQGFDHRLQRKVEAYRRRADRGEVRRDAAVLAIFTAMRQIGSEYKLAAARDLVAPLLEQGEAVVVFTSFVATAQLLHQALAQGSLLTGAVAPAERQRQVDGFQRGSSSLLIATYGTGGLGFTLHRASHVVLVERPWTPGDTEQAEDRCHRIGMGRALTSHWLQLGVADQLVDGLIASKAERISLLLNSQERLLQRRSLPAMVRQLMQEW, encoded by the coding sequence ATGCGCTGTTTGCTGCGGCTGGGGGCAACGGGGCAAATCGAGGTGGTTAGCCCGTTTGATGCGGTAACCCAGGCCCAGCTCCGGGCGATTCGCCCCAGGGGGCAGTGGTTAAGCAAGCGTCGCTGCTGGCAATTTCCCCTGGAGGCTTCAGCGGCCCTGCAGCAGGCCTTGGCCGGCCGCTTCCCTTTGGAGCCTGAGCTGGCCCAGTGGCTGGCCTGGATGGAGCAGCCCCTGCCCCCTTTGCCCCCGCACCGGCAAATGGTGGCCGCAGCTGAATTACAAAATCCCTTGCCCGATGGCCGCAGCCTCTTCGCCCACCAGAAGGCCGGGGTGCGCTGGTTGTTGGCCCGGCGGGGGGCAGTGCTGGCCGATGCCATGGGTTTGGGCAAAACCCTCACCGCCCTGGTGGCGGCAAGGGCCCTGGGACGCCTGGCCGACTGTCGAATCATGGTGATTGCCCCGGTGGGGCTGCACGCCCATTGGGGGGCTGAGGCGGTGGCCCTGGGCCTGCATTTGGAGCTGCACAGCTGGGCCAAGCTGCCGGCCGAATTGCCCCCAGCCGGCACGGTATTGATTGCCGATGAGGCCCATTTTGCCCAGAACGGCCAGACCACCCGCAGTCGTGCCCTTTTGCGCCTGGCGCGCCATCCCCGGCTGCGGGCCATTTGGCTGCTTACGGGCACACCGATGAAAAATGGCCGACCCGCCCAGCTTTTTCCCCTGTTGGCCGCCATTGGCCACCCCCTAGCCCGGGATCAGCGCCAATACGAGGAATTGTTTTGTTTGGGCCATTGGCGTGAACAGGCTGGTCAGCGGGTCTGGCAGGCCTCGGGCGCCACGCGCTTGGCCGAGCTCCAAAGGCTCACCCGCCCCCTGCTCCTGCATCGCCGCAAGCAGGATTGCCTGGATCTGCCGCCCAAGCTGCGCCGCTGCTGGCCCGTGGAACTGGACCCTGCCGCTGGCCAGGGGTTTGACCACCGTTTGCAGCGCAAGGTGGAGGCCTACCGCCGCCGGGCCGACCGCGGCGAGGTGCGCCGAGATGCGGCAGTTCTGGCAATTTTCACGGCCATGCGCCAAATCGGCTCCGAATACAAATTGGCGGCGGCCAGGGATCTGGTTGCTCCCCTGCTGGAGCAGGGGGAGGCGGTGGTGGTCTTCACCTCCTTTGTGGCCACGGCCCAATTGCTGCACCAGGCCCTGGCCCAGGGGTCCTTGCTCACCGGTGCCGTAGCCCCCGCCGAGCGGCAGCGCCAGGTGGATGGTTTCCAGCGCGGCAGCAGCTCCCTGCTGATTGCCACCTATGGCACCGGTGGCCTGGGTTTCACCTTGCACCGCGCCAGTCACGTGGTGCTGGTCGAGCGGCCCTGGACCCCTGGCGATACGGAGCAGGCGGAAGACCGTTGTCATCGCATCGGCATGGGGCGTGCCCTAACCAGCCATTGGCTCCAGCTCGGTGTGGCCGACCAGCTGGTGGATGGCCTGATTGCCAGTAAGGCCGAGCGGATTTCCCTGTTGCTCAACAGCCAGGAGCGGCTCTTGCAACGGCGCAGCCTGCCGGCGATGGTGCGGCAATTGATGCAGGAGTGGTGA
- a CDS encoding DUF6554 family protein yields the protein MVTLSTSPHKDMALLKRCTLRCTLGRLAVFLALGLSPAAVRAQVSESAVQTTEGNVMVTPGAKGAQMYCYLRANGNSYQVSWNAAYALVKRQKDSPFKTSEEHASVMISEAVVQNPAKFPDCGRYLGDLFTKGEAKTESPTETKAGSGSGATNRK from the coding sequence TTGGTCACCCTTTCCACCAGCCCCCACAAGGACATGGCCCTGCTCAAACGCTGCACCTTGCGTTGCACCTTGGGCCGGCTAGCCGTGTTCCTGGCCCTGGGCCTAAGCCCAGCGGCGGTAAGGGCCCAGGTGAGCGAAAGCGCTGTGCAAACCACGGAAGGCAATGTGATGGTCACGCCTGGGGCCAAGGGAGCCCAGATGTATTGCTACCTGCGCGCCAACGGCAACAGCTACCAGGTGAGCTGGAATGCGGCCTACGCCCTGGTCAAGCGCCAGAAAGACAGTCCCTTCAAAACCTCGGAGGAACATGCATCGGTGATGATTTCCGAGGCTGTCGTCCAAAATCCTGCCAAATTCCCCGATTGCGGCCGCTACCTGGGTGACCTATTTACTAAGGGCGAAGCCAAGACCGAGAGCCCAACCGAAACCAAGGCTGGCAGCGGCAGCGGCGCTACCAATCGCAAGTAG
- a CDS encoding alanine--glyoxylate aminotransferase family protein, with protein MQDKLTLMIPGPTPVPESVLMAMGRHPIGHRSADFQKIVKRTTEQLQWLHQTKESVLVLAGSGTAAMEAGIINVLSKGDRVLCGDNGKFGERWVKVAKAYGLDVQVIKAEWGQPLDPEAFRTALEADGAKAIKAVILTHSETSTGVINDLETIAKYVRAHGTALTIADCVTSLGACNVPMDAWGLDVVGSGSQKGYMMPPGLAFVAMGERAWAAHAKSDLPKFYLDLGKYKKAAADNSNPFTPPINLYFALETALEMMQNEGLEAIFSRHGRHRRAAQAGMKAIGMALYAAEGHGSPAITAVAPDGIDAESLRKQVKERFDILLAGGQDHLKGKVFRIGHLGFVCDRDVLTAVAAIEATVQALGLAKTPIGSGVAAAATELAR; from the coding sequence ATGCAGGACAAGCTCACCCTGATGATCCCTGGCCCCACCCCGGTGCCGGAAAGCGTGCTGATGGCCATGGGCCGCCATCCGATTGGTCACCGCAGCGCCGATTTCCAAAAAATCGTCAAGCGCACCACGGAGCAGCTCCAATGGCTGCACCAAACCAAGGAATCGGTTTTGGTGCTGGCGGGCAGTGGCACCGCTGCCATGGAAGCCGGAATCATCAACGTGCTCAGCAAGGGTGACAGGGTGCTCTGCGGCGACAACGGCAAATTTGGGGAGCGCTGGGTAAAAGTTGCCAAGGCCTATGGCCTTGACGTGCAGGTGATTAAGGCTGAGTGGGGCCAACCGCTGGATCCGGAAGCCTTCCGAACCGCCCTCGAAGCAGATGGCGCCAAGGCGATCAAGGCCGTGATCCTCACCCACTCGGAAACCTCCACTGGGGTGATCAACGACCTTGAAACCATTGCCAAATATGTGCGCGCCCACGGCACAGCCCTGACCATTGCCGACTGCGTCACCAGCCTGGGCGCCTGCAATGTGCCTATGGACGCCTGGGGCCTGGACGTGGTGGGTTCCGGCTCCCAGAAGGGCTACATGATGCCGCCGGGCTTGGCTTTTGTGGCCATGGGCGAGCGGGCCTGGGCAGCCCACGCCAAATCCGACCTTCCCAAGTTTTATTTGGATCTGGGTAAGTACAAAAAAGCGGCGGCAGACAACAGCAACCCCTTCACTCCCCCGATCAACCTCTACTTCGCCCTCGAGACAGCCCTCGAGATGATGCAGAACGAGGGGCTGGAGGCAATTTTTAGCCGCCATGGGCGCCATCGCCGCGCAGCCCAGGCCGGCATGAAGGCCATTGGCATGGCCCTCTATGCCGCCGAAGGCCATGGCAGCCCCGCAATCACGGCGGTGGCTCCAGATGGAATCGATGCGGAAAGTCTGCGCAAGCAGGTCAAGGAGCGCTTCGACATCCTTTTGGCCGGTGGTCAGGACCACCTCAAGGGCAAGGTGTTCAGGATTGGCCACCTCGGCTTTGTTTGCGACCGCGATGTGCTCACCGCCGTGGCCGCCATCGAAGCGACAGTGCAGGCCCTCGGCCTCGCCAAGACGCCAATCGGCTCCGGGGTGGCCGCAGCTGCCACGGAGCTGGCCCGCTAG
- the cbiD gene encoding cobalt-precorrin-5B (C(1))-methyltransferase CbiD: MPPSPPGYTLPVWVAAAARAAMLALRGEPFLASQPLLLDPLAKQQQLAEVPVVAAAPLGEGRALAVARCEPGDGLDLTRGLVIWVEVRWMPELTPSEGWLQLEAGEGVGVHSQTGEICLSAFARELLEVNLGPLVEPGQALAVRVVFPSGRALAERTSNAAFGVVEGLALIGTQAEVQQSATPDQLERVLLELRQRAARPGFGGDLVVVIGENGLDLAPQLGLAPELLLKAGNWLGPVLVAAAEAGVARLLLFGYQGKLIKLAGGIFHTHHHLADGRAEVLTSLAALEGMAGDALQDLYRAATVEQGLAELATSDPAMAERLRRRLARAVEERSMAYLARYGQLQLAVGAVLFDRSRTICGQGPVGERFFRDWGGRDLGGKVGGDT; encoded by the coding sequence GTGCCACCTTCACCCCCCGGCTACACCCTGCCCGTCTGGGTGGCAGCGGCTGCCCGGGCGGCGATGTTGGCCCTTAGGGGAGAGCCCTTCCTGGCTAGCCAGCCATTGCTGCTCGATCCCCTGGCTAAACAGCAGCAGCTGGCCGAGGTGCCGGTGGTTGCGGCGGCTCCCCTTGGTGAAGGCCGGGCCCTGGCGGTGGCCCGCTGTGAGCCCGGCGATGGGCTCGACCTCACCCGCGGGCTGGTGATCTGGGTGGAGGTGCGTTGGATGCCTGAGCTGACGCCCAGCGAGGGCTGGTTGCAGCTGGAGGCTGGTGAAGGGGTGGGGGTGCACTCCCAAACCGGTGAGATTTGTCTTTCTGCTTTTGCCCGTGAACTTTTGGAGGTAAACCTGGGCCCCCTGGTGGAGCCAGGCCAGGCCCTGGCGGTGCGGGTGGTTTTCCCCTCCGGTCGGGCCCTGGCGGAGCGCACCAGCAACGCCGCCTTTGGGGTGGTGGAGGGGCTGGCCCTGATAGGCACCCAGGCGGAGGTGCAGCAAAGCGCCACCCCCGACCAGTTGGAGCGGGTGCTCCTGGAGCTGCGCCAGCGGGCGGCCAGGCCAGGATTTGGCGGGGATCTGGTGGTGGTGATCGGCGAAAACGGCCTCGATCTCGCCCCCCAGCTGGGCCTGGCCCCAGAGCTGCTGCTAAAGGCAGGCAACTGGCTGGGCCCTGTGTTGGTGGCCGCCGCTGAAGCTGGGGTAGCCCGCCTGCTGCTGTTTGGCTACCAGGGCAAGTTGATAAAGCTTGCGGGTGGCATTTTCCATACCCACCACCATCTGGCGGATGGGCGGGCCGAGGTGCTCACCTCCCTGGCTGCCCTGGAGGGTATGGCCGGTGATGCCCTCCAGGACCTATATCGGGCGGCCACGGTGGAGCAGGGCTTGGCGGAGTTGGCAACCAGTGATCCAGCTATGGCAGAGCGCCTGCGGCGGCGCCTGGCCAGGGCCGTGGAGGAGCGTTCCATGGCCTATCTGGCCCGCTACGGCCAGCTCCAGCTGGCGGTGGGGGCAGTGCTCTTTGATCGCTCTCGGACAATTTGCGGCCAGGGTCCTGTGGGTGAGCGCTTCTTTAGGGATTGGGGTGGCAGGGATTTGGGTGGAAAGGTTGGGGGCGACACCTAG
- the guaA gene encoding glutamine-hydrolyzing GMP synthase: protein MSSVAVFDQTSQSSRYPAIVILDFGSQYSELIARRVRETEVFSLVMGYTTTAEELRTIAPKGIILSGGPNSVYEPDAPVCDPAIWDLGIPVLGVCYGMQLMVQQLGGSVVAAGRAEYGKAPLFVDDPIDLLTNVETGSTMWMSHGDSVEQLPQDFVRLAHTENTPEAVVANPGRRLYGVQFHPEVVHSIGGMAMLRNFVYHICGCEADWTTAAFIEEAVADVQAQVGDKRVLLALSGGVDSSTLAFLLHRAIGDQLTCMFIDQGFMRKGEPEFLVEFFDKRFHINVEYINARERFINKLAGITDPEEKRKLIGTEFIRVFEEESKRLGPFDYLAQGTLYPDVIESAGTGIDPKTGERVAVKIKSHHNVGGLPKDLQFKLVEPLRRLFKDEVRRVGRNLGLPQEIVGRHPFPGPGLAIRILGEVTAEKLNILRDADLIVREEVRDAGLYDEIWQAFAVLLPVRSVGVMGDKRTYAFPVVVRCVSSEDGMTADWSRLPYDLLETISNRIVNEVKGVNRVVLDITSKPPGTIEWE, encoded by the coding sequence ATGTCTTCAGTAGCTGTTTTCGATCAAACCTCCCAATCGTCCCGCTATCCGGCGATTGTGATATTGGATTTTGGTTCCCAATATTCCGAATTAATTGCTCGGCGGGTGCGGGAAACGGAGGTGTTCTCCCTGGTAATGGGTTACACCACCACCGCTGAAGAGTTGCGGACCATTGCGCCGAAGGGAATCATTCTCAGTGGCGGCCCAAATTCGGTTTATGAGCCTGATGCTCCGGTTTGCGATCCAGCCATTTGGGATCTGGGTATTCCGGTGCTCGGGGTTTGCTACGGCATGCAGTTGATGGTGCAGCAGCTGGGCGGTTCGGTGGTGGCCGCAGGCCGCGCTGAATATGGCAAGGCACCTTTATTTGTTGACGACCCGATTGATCTGCTCACCAATGTGGAGACCGGATCAACGATGTGGATGAGCCACGGCGATTCCGTCGAGCAGCTACCCCAAGATTTTGTGCGTCTTGCCCATACCGAAAACACACCTGAGGCGGTAGTAGCTAATCCTGGGCGCCGGCTATATGGGGTCCAGTTCCATCCTGAGGTGGTCCATTCCATTGGCGGCATGGCGATGCTGCGCAACTTCGTGTACCACATCTGTGGTTGTGAGGCTGATTGGACCACCGCCGCATTCATCGAAGAAGCGGTGGCAGATGTGCAAGCCCAGGTGGGTGATAAACGGGTGCTGCTTGCCCTTTCAGGGGGTGTTGATTCCTCCACCCTTGCCTTCCTGCTGCATAGGGCGATTGGCGATCAGCTGACCTGCATGTTTATCGACCAGGGTTTTATGCGTAAGGGCGAGCCTGAGTTTTTGGTGGAGTTTTTTGATAAACGATTCCACATCAATGTGGAATACATCAACGCCCGCGAGCGCTTCATCAACAAGCTCGCCGGCATTACCGATCCAGAGGAAAAACGAAAGTTGATCGGCACCGAATTTATTCGGGTGTTTGAGGAGGAGAGCAAGCGACTTGGGCCCTTTGATTACCTCGCCCAGGGCACCCTTTATCCGGATGTGATTGAGAGTGCCGGTACCGGCATTGACCCCAAAACCGGTGAGCGGGTTGCCGTCAAAATTAAGAGCCACCACAACGTTGGCGGCCTACCTAAGGATCTCCAATTTAAATTGGTGGAGCCACTGCGGCGCCTGTTCAAGGATGAGGTGCGCAGGGTGGGCCGCAACCTGGGCCTGCCCCAGGAAATTGTCGGTCGCCATCCCTTCCCGGGCCCAGGCCTGGCAATTCGCATCTTGGGCGAAGTTACCGCCGAGAAGCTGAATATCCTGCGGGATGCGGATTTGATCGTGCGTGAGGAAGTGCGAGATGCCGGTCTTTACGACGAAATTTGGCAGGCCTTCGCCGTGCTCCTACCCGTGCGCAGCGTGGGCGTGATGGGTGACAAGCGCACCTATGCCTTCCCGGTGGTGGTGCGTTGCGTTTCCTCCGAAGACGGCATGACCGCCGACTGGTCGCGCCTTCCCTACGACCTGCTCGAGACCATCTCGAACCGGATCGTCAATGAGGTGAAGGGGGTTAACCGGGTTGTGCTCGATATCACCAGCAAGCCCCCAGGCACTATTGAGTGGGAGTAG
- the mrdA gene encoding penicillin-binding protein 2: protein MLPGQGTVRRSGMGQQPVLLLALVLLASGAMVARLAWLQLLQGPANRARADDNRIRLMPRNPIRGRILDRHGQVLATSRLTYNLYLKPNQLEPGQWPQLRDRLAVILAIPAATLEQQRRDGANPEGFRIALAMELKPEQVLRFREQADALRGAEVDVDVLRSYPNGRLGAHVLGYTSGITEAEYQELEGKGYRLRDRIGRSGVERAYESILRGQWGGQQVEVDAAGQVQQILGDKPAKQGQDLRLSLDLPLQRAAERALDGVRKGAIVAMDPQTGAIRAIASRPTFDPNVFADGPSTSQWARLNGVDAPLLNRAFQGFPPASTFKLVTTIAALESGKFTADSKLMTMHSFCYAGLCYGDHGALGVIGFPLALAASSNTFFYQVGLKVGPTALFEAARRLGYGSATGLELHDEETPGLLGDPAWKKKALGEPWTPVDTITSAIGQGALQVTPIQMARLYAAVANGGWLVTPHLVERPTQRRWLGLKPVTLQVLHQGLRQVVTIGTGKVLNDPNLPPVAGKTGTGEDPPRPDHAWFGGYAPANSKPTLVIVAFGENSGGYGGTVAAPMVRALMTTWFRGYKAPTKPIQT, encoded by the coding sequence ATGCTGCCGGGGCAAGGTACGGTTCGCCGCAGCGGCATGGGTCAGCAGCCCGTTTTGCTGCTGGCCCTGGTGTTGCTTGCCAGTGGCGCGATGGTGGCGCGGCTTGCCTGGTTGCAATTGCTGCAGGGCCCTGCAAACAGGGCCCGTGCCGACGACAACCGGATTCGGCTGATGCCCCGCAATCCGATTCGTGGCCGCATCCTCGATCGCCACGGTCAGGTGCTGGCGACTAGCCGCCTTACCTACAACCTCTATCTCAAGCCCAACCAGCTGGAGCCTGGCCAATGGCCCCAGCTGCGGGATCGCTTGGCGGTGATCCTGGCCATTCCGGCCGCAACCCTGGAGCAGCAGCGCCGCGATGGGGCCAATCCGGAGGGTTTTCGCATTGCCCTGGCGATGGAGCTCAAGCCCGAGCAGGTGTTGAGGTTTAGGGAGCAGGCCGATGCCCTCCGGGGGGCCGAGGTGGATGTGGACGTGCTTCGCAGCTATCCCAATGGGCGACTGGGGGCCCACGTGTTGGGCTATACCAGCGGCATCACCGAGGCGGAATATCAGGAGCTGGAGGGCAAGGGTTACCGCCTTCGCGATCGAATTGGCCGCAGCGGGGTTGAGCGTGCCTATGAGTCGATCTTGAGGGGCCAGTGGGGCGGCCAGCAGGTGGAGGTGGATGCGGCCGGCCAGGTGCAGCAAATCCTTGGCGATAAACCGGCCAAACAGGGCCAGGATCTGCGCCTAAGCCTTGATTTACCCCTGCAACGGGCGGCCGAGCGAGCCCTCGATGGCGTGCGCAAGGGGGCAATTGTGGCGATGGACCCCCAAACCGGAGCGATTCGGGCCATTGCCAGTCGACCAACCTTTGATCCCAATGTCTTCGCCGATGGCCCCAGCACCAGCCAGTGGGCCCGGTTAAACGGAGTAGATGCACCCCTCTTGAATCGAGCTTTTCAGGGTTTCCCTCCAGCCAGCACCTTCAAGTTGGTGACCACCATTGCAGCCTTGGAGTCGGGCAAGTTCACGGCGGATTCCAAGCTGATGACCATGCATTCCTTTTGCTACGCAGGGCTCTGCTACGGCGACCATGGGGCTTTGGGGGTGATTGGCTTTCCCCTGGCCTTGGCGGCCAGCAGCAATACCTTTTTTTATCAAGTGGGCTTGAAGGTGGGCCCGACTGCCCTGTTCGAGGCGGCGAGGCGCCTGGGCTATGGCAGTGCCACGGGTTTGGAATTGCACGACGAGGAAACGCCGGGCCTTTTGGGAGATCCCGCCTGGAAAAAGAAGGCCCTGGGTGAACCCTGGACGCCGGTCGACACGATCACCTCGGCGATTGGCCAGGGGGCCCTGCAGGTGACGCCTATTCAGATGGCCCGGCTCTATGCAGCAGTGGCCAATGGCGGCTGGCTGGTGACTCCGCACCTGGTGGAGCGTCCAACCCAGCGCCGCTGGCTGGGCCTCAAACCGGTCACCCTGCAGGTGTTGCACCAGGGCCTGCGCCAGGTGGTGACCATCGGTACCGGCAAGGTGCTCAACGATCCCAACCTGCCGCCGGTGGCTGGTAAAACCGGTACTGGAGAGGATCCGCCCCGCCCCGACCATGCTTGGTTTGGGGGCTACGCCCCCGCCAACAGCAAGCCCACCTTGGTGATCGTCGCCTTTGGTGAAAATTCCGGCGGCTATGGCGGCACCGTTGCCGCACCGATGGTGCGCGCCCTGATGACCACCTGGTTTAGGGGATACAAGGCCCCGACCAAGCCAATCCAGACTTAG
- a CDS encoding glycosyltransferase family 1 protein, with product MKIAFFTETFLPKVDGIVTRLTKTVPHLVAAGDEVLIFCPEGAPDNYLGAQVVGVPAMPLPLYPELKLALPRPAVAEALDRFDPDLIHVVNPAVLGLGGIWLAKTKGYPLVASYHTHLPKYLEHYGMGMLEPLLWELLKAAHNQASLNLCTSTAMVGELSDKGIQHTALWQRGVDTELFRPALRSDAMRERLLGGRSDTGRLLLYIGRLSAEKQIERIKPVLDALPDARLALVGDGPYRQQLEKIFAGTATNFVGYLGGEELASAYASGDAFLFPSSTETLGLVLLEAMAAGCPVVGANRGGIPDIVTDGMNGCLYDPEGSDGGAASLIAAVSRLLGDPAQHQTLRLNAREEAERWGWAGATDQLRSYYRNLLAKPELQLVA from the coding sequence TTGAAGATCGCCTTTTTTACTGAGACCTTCCTGCCCAAGGTCGACGGCATCGTCACCCGCCTGACCAAAACGGTGCCGCACCTGGTAGCGGCTGGCGATGAGGTGCTGATCTTCTGTCCCGAAGGTGCTCCAGACAACTACCTGGGGGCCCAGGTGGTGGGCGTGCCCGCCATGCCCCTGCCCCTCTATCCAGAACTAAAACTTGCCCTGCCGCGGCCCGCCGTGGCCGAAGCCCTCGATCGCTTTGATCCCGACCTAATCCATGTGGTGAATCCGGCCGTGCTCGGCCTGGGCGGTATCTGGCTGGCCAAGACCAAGGGCTATCCCCTGGTGGCGAGTTACCACACTCACCTGCCCAAATACCTGGAGCACTACGGCATGGGCATGCTGGAGCCGCTCCTCTGGGAGCTGCTCAAGGCCGCCCACAACCAGGCCAGTCTCAATCTCTGCACCTCCACCGCCATGGTGGGCGAGCTCAGTGACAAGGGCATCCAACACACCGCCCTGTGGCAGCGGGGCGTGGATACGGAGTTGTTCCGGCCGGCACTGCGCTCCGATGCCATGCGTGAGCGCCTGCTGGGAGGCCGCAGCGACACCGGCAGACTGCTGCTCTACATCGGCCGGCTATCGGCCGAAAAGCAAATCGAGCGGATCAAGCCGGTGCTCGATGCCCTGCCCGATGCCCGGCTTGCCCTGGTGGGTGATGGCCCCTATCGCCAGCAGCTCGAAAAGATCTTTGCCGGCACCGCCACCAATTTCGTAGGTTACCTGGGCGGCGAAGAGCTGGCCTCCGCCTATGCCAGTGGCGACGCCTTCCTATTCCCCTCCAGCACCGAAACCCTCGGCCTGGTGCTGCTGGAAGCGATGGCTGCCGGCTGCCCCGTGGTGGGAGCCAACCGGGGGGGCATCCCGGACATCGTCACCGATGGAATGAACGGCTGTCTCTATGACCCCGAGGGCAGTGATGGCGGCGCTGCCAGCCTTATTGCCGCCGTCAGTCGCCTGCTGGGGGATCCGGCCCAACACCAAACCCTGCGCCTCAACGCCCGCGAAGAAGCCGAGCGCTGGGGCTGGGCTGGCGCCACCGATCAGCTGCGGAGCTACTACCGCAATTTGCTTGCCAAGCCAGAACTGCAGTTGGTTGCCTAA